One genomic segment of Catalinimonas alkaloidigena includes these proteins:
- a CDS encoding MlaD family protein has protein sequence MKISKEVKVGTLAVIAGAILYFGIRFLKGTEVLSTNDTYYVVYENIDGLTSSNPVLINGLPIGYVDKIDLLQQRGNKLLVTLKLDEKVIVGSTATAVLTTSDLLGGKAIILNTGDISQPLQEGDTLIAEKEVGIAELVQAKTLPIVDQLDSTITKLNFILSAFARDTSSVTNALENVEGITFEAESLISENRRNLGTIVSNLSILSETLTSEEQGIAPLMAKLNNLADSLNQIEIQSTVQKLDQTLGNLQSITQKIQQKEGTMGKLVNDDSLYVNLNQTVADLDSLLVDLKKNPKRYVRFSIFGGKD, from the coding sequence GTGAAAATTTCTAAAGAAGTCAAAGTAGGCACCTTAGCAGTAATAGCAGGAGCAATACTCTATTTTGGAATCCGATTTTTAAAAGGGACTGAAGTATTATCTACCAACGATACCTACTATGTAGTCTATGAAAATATTGATGGCCTTACATCCTCTAACCCAGTACTTATCAATGGGCTTCCGATAGGCTATGTAGATAAAATAGACCTGCTACAGCAGAGAGGGAATAAGCTGCTGGTTACGCTTAAGCTTGATGAAAAAGTGATTGTGGGCAGTACTGCTACTGCTGTTCTGACCACCAGCGACCTTCTGGGAGGTAAAGCCATCATTCTGAACACCGGGGATATCAGTCAGCCTCTACAGGAGGGGGACACCCTTATCGCGGAGAAAGAGGTGGGCATCGCTGAATTGGTGCAGGCGAAAACCCTGCCTATTGTTGACCAGCTAGACTCTACCATTACCAAGCTTAACTTTATTCTTTCAGCATTTGCACGGGATACGAGTAGCGTGACCAATGCATTGGAAAACGTGGAAGGGATTACGTTTGAAGCTGAATCGTTAATATCAGAAAACCGTCGCAACCTGGGAACTATCGTCTCAAATCTTAGCATACTCTCAGAAACGCTGACTAGCGAAGAGCAGGGTATAGCTCCGCTTATGGCGAAGCTCAATAATCTGGCTGACTCACTTAACCAGATTGAGATACAGTCTACTGTACAAAAATTAGATCAGACATTGGGCAACCTGCAGTCTATCACCCAAAAGATACAGCAAAAAGAAGGTACTATGGGTAAGCTTGTGAACGATGATTCTCTGTACGTAAATTTAAACCAAACAGTAGCGGACCTGGATAGCCTGCTGGTTGACCTGAAGAAAAACCCTAAGCGCTATGTAAGGTTTTCTATATTTGGAGGCAAAGACTAA